In Terriglobus sp. TAA 43, a single window of DNA contains:
- a CDS encoding class IV adenylate cyclase, with protein sequence MQHAEIELKFRVGDAREFHARALRAGFQIHTERTLERNTLFDTSERRLLSERQILRLREYNGRNLLTHKKPPADNDDTSFYKERVETETDVADPDALATVFVELGYGPVFRYEKFRTEFRDGQGELLLDETPIGIFAELEGTPDWIDRALERLNVSRELCFTDSYGRMFLDWKQRSASLAENMTFEEIESSRALV encoded by the coding sequence ATGCAGCACGCGGAGATTGAGCTCAAGTTCCGTGTCGGCGATGCGCGCGAGTTTCATGCGCGCGCCCTGCGCGCCGGCTTTCAGATCCACACCGAACGCACACTCGAACGCAATACTCTCTTCGACACGTCGGAACGCCGCCTTCTCTCGGAGCGCCAGATCCTGCGGCTTCGCGAATACAACGGCCGCAACCTGCTGACCCACAAGAAGCCACCGGCGGATAACGACGACACCTCGTTCTACAAAGAACGAGTGGAAACGGAGACAGATGTTGCCGACCCGGACGCGTTGGCAACAGTCTTTGTTGAGCTTGGCTACGGTCCGGTGTTTCGCTATGAGAAGTTCCGTACCGAATTTCGCGATGGCCAGGGTGAACTATTGCTGGATGAGACTCCAATTGGCATCTTTGCGGAACTGGAAGGCACACCAGATTGGATTGACCGGGCACTGGAACGCCTGAATGTATCCCGCGAGCTCTGCTTTACCGATAGCTATGGCCGCATGTTTCTGGACTGGAAGCAACGTAGCGCATCCCTTGCAGAGAATATGACCTTTGAAGAGATCGAATCTTCACGCGCTCTGGTATAA
- a CDS encoding NAD(P)-dependent oxidoreductase, with protein MAHYLVTGASGFFGGVLKRRLLREGHTVVNIDLERDEDAGLDGLTSIQGDLRDRALMERTFAEHSFDAIFHAAAQLAHGMKLDEHLMWTSNVDATALLAELAKKHGVKPFVFVSTNCLWASNLGHPVHEENDTPAPVELYGRSKLEAEHRLKPFMDDLNVVIIRCPTIMDSGRLGLLAILYEFIDDHKTVWVVGDGSNRYQFIYADDLATACIQGASYQGSGIFHIGSDNVKSMREVYEAVIAAGGSRSKVRSLPKTPTIAAMMLAHKLKVSPLGPYHYKMIAESFIFDTTKIKRGLGWQPTLTNEEMLLRAYDYYKQNRREIAARTDVSAHRKPAEMGIIRLLKWIS; from the coding sequence GTGGCTCACTATCTCGTTACCGGTGCATCAGGATTCTTTGGCGGCGTGTTGAAGCGCAGGCTTCTGCGCGAAGGACATACCGTAGTCAACATTGATCTTGAGCGCGACGAAGACGCCGGGCTCGACGGATTAACTAGCATTCAGGGTGATCTACGCGATCGCGCGCTGATGGAGCGCACGTTTGCCGAGCACAGCTTCGACGCCATCTTTCATGCGGCAGCACAGCTCGCGCATGGCATGAAGCTGGATGAGCACCTAATGTGGACCAGCAACGTGGATGCCACAGCTTTGCTGGCTGAATTGGCAAAGAAGCATGGTGTGAAACCGTTCGTCTTCGTCTCGACGAATTGTCTGTGGGCGTCGAACCTGGGGCATCCGGTTCATGAGGAAAACGACACACCTGCTCCCGTGGAGCTTTATGGCCGCTCCAAGCTGGAGGCGGAGCATCGCCTGAAGCCGTTCATGGACGACCTGAACGTGGTCATCATTCGTTGCCCCACGATCATGGATAGCGGTCGGTTGGGATTACTCGCGATTCTGTACGAGTTCATCGATGACCACAAAACGGTATGGGTAGTGGGTGACGGTAGCAATCGGTACCAGTTCATCTACGCCGACGATCTGGCGACAGCCTGCATTCAGGGCGCCAGCTACCAGGGCAGTGGCATCTTCCACATTGGGTCCGACAACGTGAAGTCAATGCGCGAGGTGTATGAAGCTGTCATCGCCGCAGGTGGCAGCCGCAGTAAAGTCCGCTCGTTGCCAAAGACTCCAACAATCGCGGCGATGATGCTGGCTCACAAGCTGAAGGTGTCCCCACTGGGGCCCTACCACTACAAGATGATTGCGGAGAGTTTCATCTTCGACACTACGAAGATCAAACGCGGACTAGGCTGGCAGCCGACTCTGACGAACGAAGAGATGCTCCTGCGCGCATATGACTATTACAAACAGAATCGCCGCGAAATCGCCGCGCGTACGGACGTAAGTGCACATCGCAAACCAGCAGAGATGGGAATCATTCGCTTGTTGAAGTGGATTTCGTAG
- a CDS encoding NAD(P)/FAD-dependent oxidoreductase: protein MPSRKTALIIGAGPAGLTAALEFQKQSSIHPVVLEATGEIGGISRTVQYKGNRMDIGGHRFFSKNDRVMKWWLDQMPTERGADSKAAIAYQNSTRSIEGLAESSDKTAQEADLLMLIRPRKSRIYYLRRFFDYPITLTRDTLEKLGLSRAVRIGISYIESRLAPIENEKSLEDFLINRFGRQLYLTFFKSYTEKVWGTRCDEISAEWGAQRIKGLSLTTAIKHFLKKSFSKKDADLSDIQQKKTDTSLIERFLYPKYGPGQLWEHVADKIVSNGGEIQLENPVVGIHTEGNRVISVDAADGHGNVTNHPADVFVSTMPMRDLIRAMERTGTAIPANVKQVAEGLVYRDFITIGLLVDRLAVTENDGSLLKDTWIYIQEPDVLIGRLQIFNNWSPYLVASDKIWIGLEYFCYETDPLWSMPDDELKRLGAVELHKIGILPSPQFEDAHVVRVPKTYPAYFGTYDRFDELRAFTDQFENLFLVGRNGMHKYNNQDHSMLTAMRAVDNVIHGITDKRNLWKINSEMVYHEEKDAEEVPDAEEDSMRTPTT, encoded by the coding sequence ATGCCGTCCCGCAAAACCGCCCTCATCATCGGAGCAGGCCCCGCTGGCCTCACCGCAGCACTGGAGTTCCAAAAGCAGAGCTCCATTCACCCCGTCGTCCTTGAAGCAACTGGCGAAATCGGGGGCATCTCGCGCACGGTACAGTACAAGGGCAACCGCATGGACATCGGCGGCCATCGCTTCTTTTCAAAGAACGATCGCGTGATGAAGTGGTGGCTAGACCAGATGCCCACCGAACGCGGAGCGGACAGTAAGGCTGCCATCGCCTACCAGAACAGCACTCGCTCAATTGAGGGGCTAGCGGAGAGCTCTGACAAAACGGCTCAAGAAGCGGATTTACTGATGCTTATCCGCCCGCGCAAAAGCCGCATTTACTACCTCCGCCGGTTCTTCGACTATCCCATTACGCTCACACGCGACACGCTGGAAAAACTTGGACTGTCGCGGGCAGTGCGTATCGGCATCAGCTACATCGAGTCGCGGCTTGCGCCCATTGAAAATGAAAAGTCACTCGAAGACTTTCTCATTAACCGGTTTGGTCGCCAACTCTACCTCACCTTCTTCAAGAGCTACACGGAAAAGGTGTGGGGCACACGATGCGACGAAATCAGCGCAGAATGGGGCGCACAGCGTATCAAGGGATTGTCGCTCACCACTGCGATCAAGCATTTCCTTAAGAAGTCCTTCAGCAAGAAGGACGCTGATTTGTCGGATATTCAGCAAAAGAAGACAGACACATCGCTGATTGAGCGCTTTCTGTACCCCAAGTACGGGCCAGGCCAACTCTGGGAGCATGTCGCGGACAAGATCGTATCCAACGGTGGGGAGATTCAGCTCGAAAACCCCGTCGTCGGCATTCACACAGAAGGCAATCGTGTGATCTCAGTAGACGCAGCTGATGGCCATGGCAATGTCACAAATCATCCTGCGGACGTCTTCGTGTCCACCATGCCGATGCGTGATCTCATCCGCGCGATGGAGCGCACGGGCACAGCGATTCCTGCGAACGTGAAACAGGTCGCAGAAGGCCTTGTGTATCGCGATTTCATCACAATCGGCCTACTCGTGGATCGTCTTGCGGTTACTGAAAACGATGGTTCATTACTGAAAGACACGTGGATCTATATCCAGGAGCCAGATGTCCTGATTGGTCGTCTACAAATCTTCAATAACTGGAGTCCGTATCTCGTCGCGTCCGACAAAATCTGGATTGGCCTTGAGTATTTCTGCTATGAAACAGACCCGCTGTGGAGCATGCCGGACGACGAGTTAAAGCGACTTGGTGCAGTAGAGCTGCATAAGATCGGCATTCTTCCCTCGCCGCAGTTTGAAGACGCGCATGTGGTCCGCGTCCCCAAGACCTATCCTGCTTACTTCGGCACATACGATCGCTTTGACGAACTTCGCGCCTTCACCGACCAGTTTGAGAATCTGTTTCTTGTTGGTCGTAACGGCATGCACAAGTACAACAACCAGGATCATTCCATGCTGACCGCAATGCGTGCCGTCGACAATGTGATCCATGGCATCACAGACAAGCGCAATCTCTGGAAGATCAATTCGGAGATGGTCTATCACGAAGAGAAGGACGCCGAAGAAGTACCCGACGCGGAAGAAGACTCGATGCGCACTCCGACGACCTAG
- a CDS encoding Rieske 2Fe-2S domain-containing protein gives MIAKLCDAKDLPDAGKMKSFAGRNGLQICVTEIEGKLVAFDNHCPHQGAPLSAGHLDGCMVVCPYHAWRFDVTNGKSENIADPDLGTYEIRRYDDEVFVRLPNSI, from the coding sequence ATGATTGCGAAGTTATGCGATGCGAAAGACCTGCCAGACGCAGGAAAAATGAAGAGTTTCGCGGGTCGCAATGGACTGCAAATCTGCGTTACAGAGATCGAAGGAAAGCTGGTTGCATTCGACAACCACTGCCCGCATCAGGGTGCACCTCTATCCGCAGGGCATCTGGACGGTTGTATGGTCGTATGCCCGTATCACGCATGGCGATTCGACGTAACGAACGGCAAGAGTGAGAACATTGCCGACCCTGATCTGGGAACCTACGAGATCCGTCGATATGACGACGAAGTGTTCGTTAGGCTTCCTAACTCCATCTAG
- a CDS encoding GRP family sugar transporter → MVAGVFTARWTFPTLLKGTGYVFRDLMARKHLLVWAILAGALWAVANTLTVFAIRDVGLAIAFPMWNTNSLVGLFWGRILFRELQGADGKTTTKVVLGTTCIIIAAIMLGFSTLHGATSTGHNALGGVLAAIGASLMWGTMYVPYRKAYLSGMNPLSFVTAFTVGELFTMFALTWTLDGGRHSSAFTLVQSGPLLFWLFLGGFVWVIGDLFQQFATKYLGIGRGIPLSNTNQLWGLAWGALVFGELRNADGQHKALVIAGSLIMILGALFISTAKASIGEHTSRNKALERECDRYGLDYRETLLAQAGDEFSGREEKRRWWDYLIVGVATSFFIFLAVRAVVPPLEMNFRWMAVLGIVLVVSLIAAGMRLRRETRFS, encoded by the coding sequence ATGGTGGCAGGTGTCTTTACTGCACGCTGGACATTCCCCACGCTGCTCAAAGGCACAGGTTACGTTTTTCGCGATCTGATGGCGCGTAAGCACCTGCTGGTGTGGGCAATCCTTGCGGGCGCCTTGTGGGCCGTTGCGAATACGCTGACGGTGTTCGCCATTCGTGATGTGGGCCTGGCCATTGCCTTCCCCATGTGGAACACCAACTCCCTCGTAGGCCTCTTCTGGGGACGTATTCTCTTTCGCGAACTACAAGGTGCGGACGGCAAGACAACAACCAAGGTCGTCCTGGGAACCACCTGCATCATCATCGCTGCGATTATGCTCGGCTTCAGCACTCTGCATGGAGCCACCTCCACCGGACACAATGCGCTGGGAGGCGTTCTCGCCGCTATCGGAGCCAGCCTGATGTGGGGCACCATGTACGTGCCTTACCGCAAGGCATATCTCAGCGGCATGAATCCGCTGTCGTTCGTCACAGCTTTCACCGTGGGTGAACTGTTCACGATGTTCGCCCTTACATGGACACTTGATGGCGGGCGGCATTCTTCCGCGTTCACACTCGTGCAGAGCGGTCCGCTGTTGTTCTGGCTCTTCCTCGGCGGATTTGTCTGGGTTATCGGAGATCTCTTCCAGCAGTTCGCAACGAAGTACCTCGGCATTGGCCGTGGCATTCCTCTCTCCAACACGAACCAGCTTTGGGGGTTGGCATGGGGTGCGCTCGTGTTCGGCGAACTCCGCAATGCCGACGGCCAACACAAAGCTCTGGTCATTGCCGGATCGCTCATCATGATCCTCGGCGCCCTGTTTATCAGCACCGCCAAAGCTTCCATCGGGGAGCACACGTCGCGTAACAAGGCCCTCGAACGTGAGTGCGACCGCTATGGCTTGGACTATCGCGAAACCCTTCTGGCTCAGGCGGGCGATGAATTCTCAGGACGCGAAGAAAAGCGACGCTGGTGGGATTACCTCATCGTCGGAGTCGCTACCAGCTTCTTCATTTTTCTCGCTGTGCGCGCTGTCGTACCACCGCTGGAGATGAACTTCCGCTGGATGGCCGTACTTGGTATTGTCCTGGTGGTTAGCCTGATCGCCGCCGGGATGCGCCTCCGCCGCGAGACACGCTTTTCCTGA
- a CDS encoding LacI family DNA-binding transcriptional regulator yields the protein MAVRLKDIARDLNVSTVTVSKVLRGNPDISEATRARVLQRMQELNYQPNMLARGLASGRTYTVGLVVPDLVQTFFAEFAKSLSEVLRETGRALIIASSEDDPAIEQSEIRTILSRGVDVLLVASCQQNLASIYQSGDERTPYLLIDRNYPELEAPFVGGDDFAVGRMATQHLIDTGRKRIAHITGRPLSPSMERARGYRETLAANQLPVDESLVVRFDHMDEAGDREGYAAMQRLLGEHPDVDAVFCYNDLAAIGAMEAARDAGRSIPKEIAFVGCGNMPYARYLRTPLTSIDQSTERLGQQAGRLAIQLAEQPNLEPRSVLLEPTLVVRESSLTTSAK from the coding sequence GTGGCCGTACGACTGAAAGACATTGCGCGCGATCTGAACGTGTCTACCGTGACCGTTTCTAAGGTGCTGCGGGGCAATCCCGACATCAGCGAAGCCACCCGCGCACGCGTTCTACAGCGCATGCAGGAATTGAACTACCAGCCAAACATGCTGGCGCGGGGACTGGCCAGTGGCCGCACCTACACCGTAGGTCTTGTGGTTCCAGACCTCGTGCAAACGTTCTTTGCCGAGTTCGCAAAGTCCCTTTCTGAAGTTCTGCGTGAGACGGGCCGCGCTCTCATCATCGCGTCGTCAGAGGATGACCCGGCGATCGAGCAATCGGAAATTCGAACCATCCTTAGCCGTGGCGTGGATGTGTTGCTCGTCGCGTCGTGCCAGCAGAATTTGGCCAGCATCTACCAGTCTGGCGACGAACGAACGCCATATCTGCTCATCGATCGTAACTATCCAGAGTTAGAAGCACCTTTCGTTGGCGGCGATGACTTCGCAGTAGGCCGCATGGCCACGCAGCACCTCATCGACACTGGCAGAAAGCGCATTGCGCACATCACGGGGCGGCCGCTGAGCCCGTCCATGGAGCGCGCGCGCGGCTATCGCGAGACTCTTGCTGCAAACCAGCTTCCGGTGGATGAGTCTCTCGTCGTCCGGTTCGACCACATGGACGAAGCCGGCGACCGCGAAGGCTATGCTGCGATGCAACGCCTGTTAGGAGAGCATCCGGATGTGGATGCCGTCTTCTGCTACAACGACCTGGCGGCCATTGGTGCCATGGAAGCTGCACGTGACGCAGGCCGCTCCATCCCCAAAGAGATTGCCTTCGTTGGCTGCGGCAACATGCCTTATGCCCGCTATCTGCGGACGCCATTAACTTCTATCGATCAGAGCACCGAGCGCCTCGGCCAGCAGGCCGGGCGGCTCGCAATTCAGCTTGCGGAACAGCCGAACCTGGAACCTCGTTCCGTCCTTCTGGAACCAACATTGGTCGTCCGCGAATCCTCTCTGACAACTTCTGCCAAATAA
- a CDS encoding inositol oxygenase family protein, which yields MGTAVVDAVGENGLPIEHEWEEFLQGRYKEGKSQEEFRVYDAEANPGVAEFYRLNHTYQTHEYVLGKEKEYFGLTRGKKSIWEAAEYLNTLVDDSDPDTDLTQIEHLLQTSEAMRANNEPRWMVATGFVHDLGKCLCLYGEPQWGVVGDTFPTGCAYSNQVVFPEYFKANPDYNNPLYQTKYGIYEPNCGLDKVKMSFGHDGYIYEVTKNYLPMEALYMLRYHSFYAWHRHGAYDHLCNEQDRAMLPSVLRFNPYDLYSKGNTKPDMAQLKPYYDDLFAEFFPEKLDW from the coding sequence ATGGGTACTGCAGTTGTTGATGCCGTTGGTGAGAACGGTTTACCAATCGAGCACGAGTGGGAAGAATTTCTTCAGGGACGTTACAAGGAAGGCAAGAGCCAGGAGGAATTTCGCGTTTATGACGCAGAGGCAAACCCCGGTGTTGCAGAGTTTTACCGCCTAAACCATACCTACCAGACGCACGAATACGTGCTGGGCAAAGAAAAGGAATACTTTGGCCTGACGCGCGGTAAAAAGAGCATCTGGGAAGCTGCGGAATACCTGAATACCCTCGTCGACGACAGCGACCCCGACACAGATCTGACCCAGATTGAACATCTGCTGCAGACCTCTGAAGCCATGCGCGCCAACAATGAGCCGCGCTGGATGGTGGCCACCGGCTTTGTTCATGACCTGGGCAAGTGCCTCTGCCTCTACGGCGAGCCTCAGTGGGGCGTCGTGGGCGATACCTTCCCCACCGGCTGTGCGTACTCCAATCAAGTGGTCTTCCCCGAATATTTCAAGGCAAATCCGGATTACAACAACCCGCTGTATCAGACCAAGTACGGTATCTATGAACCAAACTGCGGTCTGGACAAGGTGAAGATGAGCTTCGGCCATGACGGCTACATCTACGAAGTAACGAAGAACTACCTCCCCATGGAGGCGCTCTACATGCTTCGCTATCATTCGTTCTATGCCTGGCACCGTCACGGCGCATATGACCACCTGTGCAACGAGCAGGATCGCGCCATGCTCCCTTCCGTGCTTCGGTTCAATCCCTACGATCTGTACTCCAAGGGCAATACCAAGCCAGACATGGCTCAGTTGAAGCCCTACTACGACGATCTGTTTGCTGAGTTCTTTCCTGAGAAGCTTGACTGGTAA
- a CDS encoding carbohydrate kinase family protein, translating into MKEMSQKPKSTKVDLVGVGLNATDTVIPLASFPALGSKTEYSERSILLGGEVSTAVIACRRWGLRTRYIGRLGDDYAARLHRAAFDDVGVETRITTVEDSASPQSLILVDGSGERTVLCHRDPRLTLQPEDLHREWITSARALLVDGYHTTAAITAASWAREAGIPVIADLDVIRPGVDDLLPLVDYVLASREFPSALTGEPDPLKALKLLQERADCNLAGITLGLEGVLTFNGKQILQRPAYRVSTVDTTGAGDLFHAGFIYGLLQGWPLERQLDYACAAAALNCTRAGARGRIGTVEEITRIMLADQRYASQNAVAEKTAQ; encoded by the coding sequence ATGAAGGAGATGTCGCAAAAACCGAAGAGCACAAAGGTCGATCTGGTAGGCGTGGGTCTCAACGCCACCGATACTGTCATTCCCCTTGCCAGCTTCCCTGCCCTCGGTTCCAAAACCGAATATTCGGAGCGCAGCATCCTTCTCGGCGGCGAAGTTTCTACCGCTGTTATCGCCTGCCGCCGCTGGGGTCTGCGCACGCGCTACATCGGACGTCTCGGCGATGACTACGCGGCACGGCTGCACCGCGCCGCATTTGACGACGTCGGTGTCGAAACGCGCATAACGACAGTCGAAGACTCCGCCAGCCCGCAGTCGCTGATTCTTGTCGACGGCTCCGGCGAGCGCACCGTTCTGTGCCATCGCGACCCGCGCCTTACGCTACAGCCAGAGGACCTTCACCGCGAATGGATTACTTCTGCCCGCGCGCTGCTCGTGGACGGATATCACACCACTGCTGCCATCACCGCAGCCAGTTGGGCTCGTGAGGCTGGCATCCCTGTCATTGCGGACTTAGACGTGATCCGCCCCGGCGTGGATGACCTGCTGCCGCTGGTCGACTATGTTCTCGCCAGTCGCGAGTTCCCTTCTGCACTTACCGGCGAGCCCGATCCCTTGAAAGCTCTAAAGCTCCTCCAGGAACGCGCAGATTGCAATCTTGCCGGAATCACTCTGGGGCTTGAAGGCGTGCTCACTTTCAACGGTAAGCAGATTCTGCAGCGACCCGCCTATCGCGTCTCCACAGTTGATACAACAGGTGCGGGCGACCTGTTCCACGCAGGCTTCATCTATGGACTGCTGCAGGGCTGGCCACTCGAGCGTCAACTCGACTATGCCTGTGCCGCAGCCGCTTTGAACTGCACACGTGCGGGCGCACGTGGTCGCATTGGAACAGTGGAAGAGATTACGCGCATCATGCTCGCAGATCAGCGCTATGCGAGCCAGAATGCGGTTGCGGAAAAGACTGCCCAGTAG
- the nadC gene encoding carboxylating nicotinate-nucleotide diphosphorylase has product MILAVDAVDRIVRIALDEDAPWGDVTSELLISEDTQVTAILAAREDGVLSGAQVFAAAMRLVDPATLVTFSVRDAESFTAGQVLATVSGFARNVLRGERVALNFIQRMSGIATLTAKYVSETAGTKARIVDTRKTTPGLRLLERYAVRCGGGSNHRYSLSDAVLAKDNHLAIVTDGGKKDLSTALREARSRLPHTTHFEVEVDRPDQIEPVLSAGVDTIMLDNFTTEQMRDAVKQINGRALVEASGGVQLPRIREIAETGVDIISVGALTHSVRALDLGLDIEDS; this is encoded by the coding sequence ATGATACTCGCCGTAGACGCTGTCGATCGCATTGTCCGCATTGCACTGGACGAGGACGCTCCCTGGGGTGACGTTACTTCCGAGCTTCTGATTTCCGAAGATACGCAGGTAACAGCAATTCTCGCAGCGAGGGAAGATGGTGTTCTTTCCGGCGCGCAGGTTTTCGCTGCGGCGATGCGCCTGGTCGACCCTGCAACGCTCGTTACCTTCTCTGTACGGGACGCAGAATCGTTTACCGCTGGTCAGGTGCTAGCCACGGTGAGTGGATTTGCTCGCAATGTTCTTCGCGGAGAGCGCGTTGCGCTGAACTTCATCCAGAGGATGAGCGGCATTGCAACGCTCACAGCAAAGTATGTCTCGGAGACCGCGGGAACGAAGGCTCGCATCGTGGACACGCGCAAGACGACGCCGGGATTGCGGCTGCTGGAGCGCTATGCTGTCCGTTGCGGTGGCGGATCCAATCATCGCTATTCGCTGTCGGATGCAGTGTTGGCCAAGGATAATCACCTTGCCATCGTTACAGACGGGGGCAAAAAAGATCTGTCCACGGCTTTACGAGAGGCACGGAGCCGTCTTCCGCACACAACGCATTTTGAAGTGGAAGTAGATCGTCCCGATCAGATTGAACCTGTGCTGTCCGCAGGCGTGGACACAATTATGCTCGATAACTTCACCACGGAGCAGATGCGTGATGCGGTGAAGCAGATCAATGGACGCGCCCTGGTGGAAGCAAGCGGTGGTGTTCAGTTGCCACGCATTCGTGAGATTGCGGAGACAGGCGTGGACATCATTTCGGTGGGCGCACTGACGCATAGCGTGCGCGCGCTGGATCTCGGTCTGGACATCGAAGACAGCTAA
- the nadA gene encoding quinolinate synthase NadA codes for MASVDNTLRLIRIGEQQGSSCSSALADDPWQYDATAGYGPGASQRDALPEGSPAQGVIPREYRNASAAELDLRIRAAKHSLGDRLVMLGHFYQRDEVVKYADFVGDSFQLAQAAKTRPDAEYIVFCGVHFMAETADMLSQPNQSVILPNLAAGCSMADMADLDSVQDCWEELMDLYGNEPDADGRTPVIPVTYMNSSAALKAFCGRNGGIVCTSSNAAQVLEWAFARGQRVLFFPDQHLGRNTAKAMGIPLAQMPVWQPEQELGGNTEAAMRDAKVILWHGYCSVHKRFTVEQIRHARHRHPGVRVLVHPECPMEVVDAADEYGSTDYIKRRIEAAEPGGVFAVGTEINLVQRLADQNPQHTIVCLDSIICPCSTMYRIHPSYLAWVLESMDRGEIVNQITVPEDVAEPARIALERMLYVKPKVA; via the coding sequence TTGGCTTCCGTTGACAATACCCTCCGGCTGATTCGTATTGGCGAACAGCAAGGCTCCAGTTGCTCCTCCGCACTTGCAGACGATCCCTGGCAGTATGACGCGACCGCAGGCTATGGTCCCGGTGCGTCACAGCGTGATGCGCTACCCGAAGGTTCGCCCGCACAGGGTGTGATTCCGCGGGAGTATCGCAATGCCTCGGCAGCCGAGCTTGATCTGCGTATCCGTGCGGCGAAACATTCGCTGGGCGATCGACTGGTAATGCTTGGCCACTTCTATCAGCGCGATGAAGTCGTAAAGTACGCCGACTTTGTTGGCGACAGTTTCCAGCTCGCACAGGCAGCAAAGACCCGACCCGACGCGGAATACATTGTTTTCTGCGGCGTCCACTTCATGGCAGAAACCGCCGATATGCTATCGCAGCCGAATCAATCGGTAATCCTGCCGAATCTTGCCGCTGGATGCTCCATGGCCGATATGGCCGATCTGGATAGCGTGCAGGATTGCTGGGAAGAGTTGATGGATCTATACGGCAACGAGCCAGATGCCGATGGTCGTACTCCCGTTATCCCAGTCACGTACATGAACTCTTCAGCAGCACTGAAGGCGTTTTGTGGACGCAATGGCGGTATTGTCTGTACGTCGTCTAATGCGGCTCAAGTGCTGGAGTGGGCCTTCGCACGCGGACAGCGCGTGTTGTTCTTCCCAGATCAGCATCTCGGACGCAACACTGCAAAGGCCATGGGTATTCCACTGGCTCAGATGCCGGTATGGCAGCCCGAGCAGGAGCTTGGCGGCAACACGGAAGCAGCGATGCGTGACGCAAAGGTCATCCTTTGGCATGGCTACTGCTCAGTGCACAAGCGGTTCACGGTAGAACAGATTCGCCACGCGCGTCACCGGCATCCCGGTGTGCGTGTGCTCGTACATCCGGAGTGCCCAATGGAAGTGGTTGACGCTGCGGACGAGTACGGCTCGACGGATTACATTAAGAGGCGCATTGAAGCGGCCGAACCCGGCGGCGTGTTTGCTGTCGGCACTGAGATCAACCTGGTACAGCGCCTCGCCGACCAGAATCCCCAACACACCATCGTCTGCCTGGATTCCATCATCTGTCCGTGCTCTACGATGTATCGCATTCATCCCAGTTATCTGGCGTGGGTGCTGGAGTCTATGGATCGCGGTGAAATCGTTAACCAGATTACCGTTCCAGAGGATGTGGCCGAGCCTGCGCGTATTGCGCTGGAACGTATGCTTTATGTGAAGCCCAAGGTTGCTTGA